The sequence TTTAGACTAATCATGTATTTATTAAATAATATATGAACCATCTGAATAAATATGGACAAAAAATGCGCTAGCAAAAAATATACTCTCTCTGTTTCAATTTAAATGTTGTTTTAACATTTTATTAGATTCAAACAATAATTAATATTTTATTAGATTCAAACAATAATTaatgtatgtgttttatatatgtgtctaggtTTATCATTATCTATTTTAATATAAATATAAAATCTAAGTGCTAAAACAAATTGTATTGTGGAACAGGGTAGTATTTTAGAACGGAGAGAGTATTAAAGTTATGGGGCTGTCTTTATTGTGTATGCTGATGCAAGATACAACTTCATTTTACTCTATGCGGTTCCTGTGATATAGTTTAGCATAGTGTGACTTTAATTTTTAAATTTTTTAATAAGATAACCCGATCAAACTTGATAACAAAATCCAAATAGATTGTAAATTGAGAGTTTGTTTTAAATTTGACATTTCATCACTTTATAAAGTTCAAATATAAGCCTATACGGGAGAATTGATTTTATATACCTCTATGTTATATTTCTACTTTCGAGTAAAATGTTCTTCCTCTCGCTTCTTGTCGGTAACTAGGAACTGGGTGTTCGAAGAAAGCCCAAAAGGCCTCTCAAAAGACGATCCACTAAATAACCAACACGCCCGCTGAGCAACCCGGCGAGGCGTGACTGTCGACCAACTCGTCCGTTAAGAAACCCGGTGAGACGGGATTGTCGACCAACCCGCTCGTCGAGCAACACTGCCGAGCAACTCAGCAAGGCAGGGCTGCCGATCAACCTGACTGCCGAGCAACACAGTAAGACGACAACCGACCTTCTCGCGAGCACATCTATAGGAGGGAAGAGCCAACCTAGTATTATTAAGCCACGTCGACACGATGAGACAAATCATTACCAAGCCATGTCTAAAATATGGGAGCAATACCGAAGGACCTTTGTCAAGCACGACGTCGAATACGTTATGGGGAGTATCTCCGCTGACCGGTGAGACCAGTTAAACCCAGTCGCGGGGACCTCAGTATCGAGGTCTCTACGGTGACCCACACACCAGAAGGGTTGGGGCAATACGTCGTACCATGCGTATATCTACGCATGCTGGAAAGTGACGCAGAGGGGATGACGAAAGATGAAGTTGTACTAAAGACGTCCCTAAACCTCACCGTAGGTCGACTCTGCGGGACCCACCAGGCACCACTACGTTTGCAACAGAATAGCTACATGAACTCGTATGGCGAACGAACAAGACGCATCGCCATACTAGGTGTACGACGGCGCATGACCCAGCAGATGACATCGTAGGAGCAACACCGCCCATAAGCAGGAGGTCGACCCTAATTGTAAAAtctacccttgagctataaaagggcaagACAACCCCATCTTCTACACACAAGCACTCAACTGTAAGATGCATCAAGCAATACTACGATCATTCGATCAATACTATACTGGACTAGGGCGTAAGTCTGAACCAGTATAACCCCTATCTCAGATCCACCTTCGAGCCCCCCGTGGCTCACCATTCAGAGTGAGTCCGCGTTAGCACCCCTGtcgaacacaaatcttattgtcccccGGTTTTCGAAACCACGACACTTCACTATTGTAAAAATGTAGCACTTATATATCTCCCACATATAGCCATATAGGTAACAACAATATGCAAATATATCACACACTATCATATTAGCTTATTTTTTTGATAGGGTACAACGACGCCACGGACACTCGCCACACCACAACCATACATATTAGCGAGGGTCCAATACACACATTAGAAAGAGATTGGGAGGCCTAAACTCCTAGTGCATGGAAAACATGTAGAACCACTAAACGTGCACGTGTGTGTAAACACTATCGGGAAAAAAACCCAAAGTAAGGCATGGGGTGTCGATCATGGGATCAAATCTGGTCGCTCGCACACCTGGTGAACTAACCAATTAGACTGCGGTCCAGTCCTAATGGGGCTCCAATAGTCCACTGACCCTCCCTTTGTCGGCTCCGGGGTGGAGCTGTGCTCCCCGGCCGACCGGCTTCAACGACGCCCCCTCGGGAGCCCTCCGCGGGTGGAGAGAGAAGATCTTCCCTTTGTTGATGGGGAGCTCTAATCTCCACATCCGTTAATTATTATGTTTAGTTACAAAATGAACCAGTTTACATATTAACaatttgataataatatatattaCGGTACTACAAATATGGTAATATTTTTAAAACTTTGAAAATTAATATATAAAAGACAAATATTTCAGTTAAAGAGTAAAGATGAAACTGAATAGGGGAAATGGTTGCAGAGAAGGAGAAATAAGTAGAAAAATAGTTGAGGATGTATTTAAATATGAATAGAAATTACGAATAGTTGGAGTTGGGAGGAAAATGGTTGGAAATAGCTTTATATTAGTTTAATGGAGTTGGGAGGAAAATGGTTGGAAATAGCTTTATATTAAATTTAATTGATATGTACTAAAATTACAATTAATCGATTGGAATTCAATTCAATAGGTGGGAATCAGACATCTGTATCCAGGCGCACCGAGCAGTGTACGTCGTTTCTGAGCCTACAGCCTATGAAACAATTTTGCGAAGActatttttattttttgtaatgGCAAAAATTAAAATCTCTCgtaccaaaaaaaaaaaaaatcgtGCTCGGCACACGCAGGCGGCTCTCAGCGACGGAGGGGCAGACGCCAGACGGGCAGTCCCAGGTTCGGCGTCGTCGTCAGCGGCTCCCCCTCCTGCCAGTCGCCTCGCGCCTTCGCCTCCGGTCCTCCGCACACCTGCTGGCTGCCGGCGACTCTGCGTGCGCGCCTCCCGCTTCCCTTCCGCCTCCGCTGGACCGTCGACTGCGCCCTGCGCCAGCGGCCGCTGCTCCACCAAGGCGGTCGCGCCGCTTTGGGAACGCTTATGCCCCAAACTGAAGCGTTACCCGCTTAGCGCTGAAGCGTGCGCTTAGTGCAGCCTTTTGGAACCCTGGATCTGCCAGTACCTGTACTGGGTCCGCTCTTGCGCGAACCCTACTGTTTGGCTATTCGTATCCAGAATTCCAGATCTGATATAATTACTACGGTAATGTATACATTTGTATTTTTGGCAAATGTATACATGTGTTTTTACTACGGGACTGATTTGGTGGACAGGGTGATCCATGGGGAGTAATCCCCTTGCTATTTGCTAtacaccaaatcagccctaactTCGTTTTTTTTTCTTCCAAACTTTATTGGCTATACATTTGTACACCCATGAACTAACTTTACTTAATCCGCCTGTGAACACGCAATGCTCCTCGTCAAGCTCGCTACATCAACATGAGGCTCAATAAGGTGGAAGTGAACCTTATAAGGCTGTTGGAGGCTGCTCCACGGCAGCAAAATCAGGCTAAACTTGTCTATGTATGTAAGAGTAGCTAATATTAATATCTTAGATAGTTTGGTTTTCATCCTGTGTAATTGATTTGAAGGAAAAGGAGGAAGTAGTGCAGCCTCATTCTGTTTCTTATTAGAGATTGAGAACAATCTCAGACTGTTCTGTTTTAGTATTAACATATGATGTCTATTCAAGTGCAGTATGTAACCACAGCGCGGGAGCTGTTGGAGCAGCTAGGAGCTGAGACAACACCAGAAGGGATATCAAGGTGCATCCTCAGCAATGGCATAGCATCCGAGTTTTTTTGGGGGATACTGATATACAGATTAGTCATGTGGTGGTTATTTGTGCTCCACCAAATGTTTCTTAAGGTTCCCTTGTTTGAACGAAAAAGGAAAATAATCTTCTATACGGCAGCGGCAAACAAAAACAGGAAACTATTATACATAAATCTTGAAACTGATCTTGATCATGAATCAGTATCACTATCCAATTTTTGGCAAACAAAAACAGGACACTATTAATACATAATCCACTTTTATGCATTTTGCATCAATGTAAAATCCTGAAACCTGTGCAGGGAGTATTAGTTGCCAGTTAAGAGTACATTCTGATAAGCCTTTTGCATTTTGCTGCTATTTCGATTTGTCTGATACTGGCATTGGGTTTTAATATTTTGTTAGGTCTTTATGACTTAACATTCTGAAGAGTGACAAAATGCTCCCAAAATGATAAGAATGAGGATCTAGGGCTTTAAGTGCTCCACGAACCTATCCTCCAGAAAAATCATTCTTCTGCCATGAAAGGTGCCATGGCCCATGGGTCTACACTTGATAAATGCGTGATTTCTCTTTCAGGTTCACTAAAATTCTGTTCCTGAAGTCAGGGTACTCTTTCTGTACTGCATCTCAAACCCTTATATAAAAAAATTGTACTTATAAGTTCCTGCAATCTTTTCTTTGATGGCCTCCATTCTGATAATATTTGTTTCTGGGCTATTGTTTGGCCGCTTGGCCTTGTTTTATGAACAATCCTATACCTAGTCCAGTGGTCTTAGTAATTGGTGTAGCAAAGCAATCATTTATCTCAGTTAAAGTTTCGAACTGCTGCTTATTACATTTTTTTGCATGATCAGAAGAGCATGCTTCTGATGAATTTGTTACCTTTTCAGCATTTCAAAAGCTAAGCTTTCTGAGTATTCAGAAAAGATTGAAGCACTTGCTTCCAGGCTTGCTGCTTCAGTGGTATGTTTCTATTGTATCGACTCATTTGCTTGAATTATTTCCATTATCATGCTTAGTTCATGTGCTTACTCTTCATATAATTTAAAGCAATCACATAATATGGTGTTACTTTTTTTTAATCTGAACCTTTACCTCTTATACCTTTTAGATTGGATAGACTATCAGTTAATACTATATTCTTGTTGCAGCCTGAAAATGAAAAGCCGATTATTGAAAGCAAAGATGAAATCTCTTATGAAGAAGCAAAGCCAGAAAGTCCAATATCTTTATCATCAGGACTGCGAAGGAGATCAACGTAAGTTAAATCTGGTCCATTTTGCCTGTTTTCCTTTCTTATGGTTACATCTACGGAACTAACAGATGAAATTAAATAGAGCCCATGCTGTGGTTGGAACAAGccatcaggaaaataaagaagatATCGGAGCACCGATAAAATTGGATGCAGAAGCTCAGGCTCACATTGAGAAGCATAGGTATGCCATTTTTGTCTTAATCTGTGAGTGGATACTTCAGTCTCCAGTTGAATGCCCACGTCATTCTTATCCACAGTTTCTTCGTTGCACACGAGCAACCTATTTACTGGGTCCATTTGTTGTTCGGTGTCATTACTCACCAACATTTGTTGTGTTGGAAACTATAATTTGTAAACTGTTGTGTTGGAAGCTATAATTTGTGCATTGCCTATTAGCTTCCGTTTTTTTTCTTATGGTTTGAAGATACGTGCATCAATTTTTTTTTTGTGCCATCAAATGAAGCTTGTTCTCTTTCTGTCACTTGATGTTCTTACCACACAGGAAGCTCCAAGAAGATTTGACTGATGAAATGGTCGAGTTAGCACGTCAACTGAAGGAAAGTAGCCTAATGATGAACCAATCCGTGCAGGAGACAGAGAAGGTATTTTTATTCCATTTAGTGCTCAGGTTTCTGTTCTGTTGACACAGCCGTTTATGTGGATAAAGTTGTATTGATATTGCAATGATGCACTCCTTCAGTTGTGTGCTTGTTGAGAATGTTCCCTTATCTGCCGATGCAGATCCTTGATTCTACCGAGAGGGCCGTGGAGCACAGCCTGGCAAGCACAGGCCACGCAACCTCGCGAGCTGCGGAGGTCTACTCGCTGGCTTCCAAGACTACGTGCTTCCAGTGGCTGCTAATGTTTGTGATGACCTGCATGTTTGTAATGGTGGTTCTGCTGATAAGGATCACTTGAATGATGAGGCTGTAGCAGGCACTCAAATCGTAGTCACCCTTGTCTTTGTTTCATGGGAATTCTTTGTGGTCAGGTCATGGTATTTTTCCGAGCAAGTGTCCCCAACCAAACAAGCCTGCTGTATGAGAGAGAAACTGGAACAGCTGCCTGTACAGAGGCTTGGTGGTCGCTGTTTTATTGGTCAGGCCTGAGAGACTCCCGTCGGAGACAGAAACCGGCGGTCGGCGTTGCCTCAGCGTGGTTTTCACGCAGGGTGATTACACTGTGGGCCGAAACCAAACACCCCGTAGGCCGTAGTGCTGCCGTGCAGGCTCTGCCACGCACTGTACAGGTGGGGCCGTTGAGGAGCTTACATTGTgggccgaaatttatcccgttcgTCGCCGCAGCCCACGGGATTCTTACGCCACAGGACCTCGCCGATTTTTTTAACAGGGCGGGTTGATTCTGAATATACTAGGAAGCATGGCGTGCCGTTGGCACGCGCTCTTAGGTCGTTCGCTAGCTACGGGCCAGAGCCAATTAAGGCATAGCTCTCAATTTatatggattgagtgggattagaTGTGTTTAAATCCCAAACAAATCAAACTTATTCTTAATTTTtctcaatctcatccaatccatatgtattgaaaataaccgaacatgtATTGCGAATAACCGAACAAGATCTAAGTTTTTGTTACATGCCAATTAAGTTTTTGTTATGTCTGTACTTTATCATCGTGGATTGGATAAGGCACATGTTAGCAGAGTGATCAAGTGGATGGTAGTGCTTGATGCAGGAGCAACTAGGACTGATAATGATTGGCAAATGCTAATGTATCGAGCATTAATGAACAATTGAAACTCTTGAAACAATGTGTAGCTACGCAGAAGATTTTAACAAATATTATGTAGCGCTTTATGGCTTGTGAACTaacaaaaagaaagaatacaagaTACATGAACATGTACATGTACATGTACAATGCACGTCTTGGTAGCTACAAAATATTTTCGAAAAGTTGGACCGTAACAGCATAAGTTCTGCATGAGGTGTCACCCAAGGATAATAGCTGACCCAATTCAGCATAGGCTCTAAGGTTCAAATTAATTGATTGACACAAAAATTAAGTGAAGAATCGAGTAAGGGCTGTTCCAAAAAAAAAGAGTTCACTCACCTCCTCAAGCCACTAGTTTAGGTCGTCTTATCTGCTATGGCAATGCGATACAAGTGGTCATTATTTGCGACAAATCATCTGCATACAGGGACAACATACCAAGCAAGTACACCCCCAAATGCTCGCCGGCATAGGTTGATGTCACCTTTCTCAAGGTCGGCTTTCCCTCATATGTCTGCTCCACCGCCCTCGATCTATCCACAAGTGTCCTCTCCTGCCTAGAgatgtgtcggtgttttgggtccgaccgcacacccggggttgcccctcaaggtgtttctaggagtaggacagtgtcgacgactgtagcaaaatggtttgtgccgatcgcacgagggacagtggacaagattttcaggttcgggccgcttagagatgcgtaacaccctacgtcctggtgagtatgcttggtgagcgtggttacaagagggctctctggattgaagacacagagagttgatgtgggtggctaagtaagatagggtcgatcgatctgaaggggtgccccctaggccttatatactcgaccgtggggcagtacacgtggatatgataacaacaagtagctaaaaagtagtgaacctcttgagtttatccctacgtaaccctcgccgacttatcctcgcatggcttcgttgcatgggggcttcagcgcgggaaagtcgggtctctgttgcgatttactcgctcgacgttgtgggccgtccgggtttgcaccaatccggtctcacgtcgctctgctttgttagttgtttctccccagacccacgaaagaatgaccttacgatttattgggcccttgggcctttcgtgaggtcttttactcctttagtggacccgggggatatctatcccccacaagcccccgatctttgggttaatttagaggtaatcagcccaaagatcccaggtccaacttgcgggtgttttgaagaaaaatgacttcctgctgtcttctcttgctccgatcactcatttgaccgaagcttaatttcatgcttgtgccttagaggtcggcatttcaatttgtaggattctgaacttcattgggtgcaccggaggtgcacccaatgggtgtagcccccgagctttgagtagattttagaaaataatctactcgaaggtcttccccagaaattatctccatttgtgctcctgcatcttggttgagggttggtattttaatcttgtcccacgccttagaagtcggcactatctcggcttggaatgataatccatggggtgcaccggaggtgcacccaatggatgtagcccccgaccttcaaatggattttttaaggataatccattcgaaggtcttcctttcgtgcctctttgctgaaaattatccctttcgtttgtaaaaattggcatgaagctatttgcattatgctttggaggtcagcattatgtcatcaatattttgctgcagaggtcagcatatattttgtctttagcagccgagtttgcaatccatccatatcttgctaggtagtgcaatttatttgcttctgcgactgattggacgtttgatggacgttctctgtctagtcttcacgtcgcttctgtcggccatatcttgtacttcgctggctatatttggctttcctctgatccttaccgatatctcatttttgttttgaggtattcactgcgtgccctgcacagatgtgaccgttttgaaaaatatattgataattcctgggcgtcccccccccaatgggtgtgggcaagggacggcttggtacgctgagtgttttagccggctgcttctgagtagtaatgtgatgggacggcgagtgtaatcatatcctttgcgttgttgactgaagtcccaatgggtgtagtgttgcatgaaacggcgtcagccgcctgacgtgtctccagacgggtggaagtgcttattgaatgctttgcgactgttcagtgaccatggttggaggtgagcggttgcctttcccttctataaataacgtcgttgcccctctggttttttcgcatctcttcgctgttctttactgcatccttctcttctctcccgtctgcttccgccatgggcaatagtaacaaacgcaagcgcgagccgactcctccgttggaggatttcggtgactcggaatactcggagaaggagttctcctccgagtccgaggggtctccggctcccgtctctcccccggcgtcgtctgatgattcagacgactcccaggggattgccgcggaagtctggacgtacatccgggtcgtcgagcattccgggctcgagggctcggatgagtcggagtactcctcggatgaggaggactcggacggcggcgaggacgaggacgacgacgacgacgatggcgacgacgacgacggtggcgacggcgacggtgacggcagcggctgcggcagtggcagcggcggcggcgacgagagcaagggcagcaccagaggcggcagcagcaagggcagcaccagggtcggcggcggtggcagcagcagcaagggcagcaccagggtcggcggcggtggcagcagcagcaaggccagtggctaaacgccactggtctttagatattagtatagtgtagttagaataatgtagtagtaatgtagagtagtatagcgtagtatagtagtagtagtaatgtaatgtaataatagtagggaagcattaactcgcaaagagttgatttgtaagcttattgtcttcccttaatgaaagaatgacgttggcttcttcttgatgactcgctttgcttgattataaaactgattcttttgagacagtagatgaataacttggacatcacactgacgcttccagaagtagctgccgagtaatcttgtagtctgtgtcgacgttttagaagtaatgtcgagcgactgaacgctatatcagcgtcttagaggcaatgccgagtgattgaaggtcggcgtcggtattttagaagtagtgtcgagcgattgaaggtcgacgtcggcattttagaagtaatgccgagcgattgaacacgagatcagcgttttagaggcaacgccgagtgattgaaggtcgccgtcggcattttagaagtaatgccgagcgattgaacacgagatcagcgttttagaggcaacgccgagtgactggagggtgatgtcggcattttagaggtgatGCCGAGCGACCGAATACGAAAAcaacgttttagaggcaacgccgagtgactggaggtcggcatcggctttttagaggtaatgccgagcgactgaatatgaaatcagcatTTTAGAGTCAACGTCGAGTGACTAgatggtgacgtcggcattttagaggtaatgccgagcgactgaatatgaaatcagcgttttagagtcaacgccgagtgatagcagacCGCATGAGCTATTTTGAGgatgataaccgagtgatgaggtggcgcatcggCTTTTTAGAAATAACTtccggatgaccacgtggcatgctggggttttggaaataaccgtcgggtgatgactgggcactttttgaaacggtatctagctcgagaatatcccataagagctgcgcttttagccgcctttgctttctgtgccctagttcttgcattcccgcttccgaatcctctctgccattcgcctcctactctgttcgctggtgaaatcgagatggcgcccaagaggaagactgcgagctcgtctgctgcggtgatccctccaatcgaccccaacagccagttgcctttcgcaggtaaccatatgtccatcatttccgaagctgaacttctccacctcgtatccatcggggttcttcctccgcgggaactctgttcttggcggatttgccacgggactactgtcccgacagaggatacccacgagtctgtagtttacgctccttttcttctccgcgacctcggccttcccatctctccctttttccgtggcctcc is a genomic window of Zea mays cultivar B73 chromosome 5, Zm-B73-REFERENCE-NAM-5.0, whole genome shotgun sequence containing:
- the LOC100282041 gene encoding cation cation antiporter isoform X1; its protein translation is MRLNKVEVNLIRLLEAAPRQQNQAKLVYYVTTARELLEQLGAETTPEGISSISKAKLSEYSEKIEALASRLAASVPENEKPIIESKDEISYEEAKPESPISLSSGLRRRSTAHAVVGTSHQENKEDIGAPIKLDAEAQAHIEKHRKLQEDLTDEMVELARQLKESSLMMNQSVQETEKILDSTERAVEHSLASTGHATSRAAEVYSLASKTTCFQWLLMFVMTCMFVMVVLLIRIT